In the Klebsiella aerogenes KCTC 2190 genome, one interval contains:
- a CDS encoding TIGR03571 family LLM class oxidoreductase produces the protein MSIEKLTQQPLTIGIELPLDNDWSTSGQLKRQRDGRPFGVPDMSEHAERIKLADTLGFRAAWIRDVPLYDPQFGDAANVFEAFTYLGYLSSLTQNILLGTAAVVLPLRQPWLVRKAAATVQALSGDRLLLGIASGDRPVEYPLFGEDYASRGERFRHGVSVLKGETDRQLEPGLELLPAKPTPPLLVAGLAQQTAQWVGSNMDGWLAYPGQPDEHVSRVKLWRRVAGEKPYISFIHLDLQDDANVPIQRHRFGISSGRHGLIQELNAMRDAGVNHIGLHFRRNQRPLAETMQEIGELVLPAFHY, from the coding sequence ATGAGCATCGAAAAATTAACCCAGCAGCCGCTAACGATTGGCATTGAACTGCCGCTGGACAATGACTGGTCGACAAGCGGACAGCTAAAACGGCAGCGCGACGGGCGACCGTTTGGCGTGCCGGATATGAGCGAGCACGCGGAGCGCATTAAACTGGCGGATACGCTCGGGTTTCGCGCTGCCTGGATCCGCGATGTTCCGCTGTACGATCCGCAGTTTGGCGATGCGGCTAACGTCTTTGAAGCCTTTACCTACCTCGGCTATTTATCGAGCCTGACGCAAAATATTTTGCTGGGCACGGCGGCGGTTGTGCTGCCGTTACGTCAGCCATGGCTGGTACGTAAAGCCGCCGCCACGGTGCAGGCGCTCAGCGGCGACCGGCTGCTATTGGGCATCGCCAGCGGCGACAGGCCGGTCGAATACCCGCTATTTGGTGAAGACTACGCCAGCCGCGGCGAGCGTTTCCGTCACGGCGTGAGCGTGCTGAAGGGCGAGACCGATCGTCAGCTGGAGCCGGGCCTGGAGTTGCTGCCAGCCAAACCGACCCCGCCGCTGCTGGTTGCTGGTTTGGCGCAACAAACGGCGCAATGGGTAGGCAGCAATATGGATGGCTGGCTCGCCTATCCTGGCCAGCCTGACGAGCACGTTAGCCGCGTCAAGCTGTGGCGTCGGGTAGCGGGCGAGAAACCCTATATCAGCTTTATCCACCTGGATCTGCAAGATGACGCCAATGTGCCGATTCAACGCCATCGTTTCGGCATCAGCAGCGGCCGCCATGGTCTCATTCAGGAATTAAATGCGATGCGCGATGCCGGCGTGAACCATATCGGTCTGCATTTTCGTCGCAACCAGCGTCCGCTGGCCGAGACGATGCAGGAGATTGGCGAACTGGTGCTGCCGGCATTCCATTATTAA